One window of the Salvelinus fontinalis isolate EN_2023a chromosome 2, ASM2944872v1, whole genome shotgun sequence genome contains the following:
- the LOC129827540 gene encoding protein LSM12 homolog A: MAAPGPGEYFSVGSHVSCLTCLGQQLQGEVVAFDYQSKMLTLKCAPSSGKANVSDVVLINLAYVSEVDIINDRTETPPPLASLNVSKLANRARSEKEDKLSQAYAISAGVSVEGQQLFQTIHKTIKDCKWQEKNIMVMDDVVISPPYQVENCKGKEGSALSHVRKIVEKHFRDVESQKSVQRPQAQQTQKDSTLSS; encoded by the exons ATGGCGGCTCCTGGACCGGGGGAGTATTTCAGTGTCGGGAGCCATGTCTCCTGCCTCACCTGCTTGGGGCAGCAATTGCAAGGAGAGGTCGTTGCCTTTGACTATCAGTCCAAGATGTTGACTTTGA AATGCGCCCCCTCCAGTGGAAAGGCAAACGTCAGCGACGTGGTTCTGATTAACTTAGCCTACGTGTCTGAGGTGGACATCATTAATGACCGCACTGAAACTCCTCCTCCACTAGCATCTCTGAATGTCAGCAAG CTTGCCAACAGAGCACGGTCGGAAAAGGAAGACAAGTTATCCCAAGCATATGCAATTAGTGCTGGAGTCTCTGTGGAGGGCCAACAGCTATTCCAGACTATACATAAAAC CATCAAAGACTGCAAATGGCAGGAGAAGAACATCATGGTGATGGACGACGTGGTCATATCCCCACCTTACCAAGTGGAGAACTGCAAAGGCAAAGAGGGTAGCGCTTTAAGTCACGTACGCAAAATA GTGGAGAAACATTTTAGAGATGTGGAGAGCCAGAAGTCAGTGCAGCGGCCACAAGCACAGCAAACACAGAAAGACTCCACTTTATCATCTTGA